Proteins co-encoded in one Desulfitobacterium hafniense DCB-2 genomic window:
- a CDS encoding DUF2232 domain-containing protein: MYVSDQKTTNTLAVLILVIGPWLGVSMQVWGWMLDILLLIALLWVGRSVGRQGLRYGLVFLISGYGLALLFGGASSFHYFSFVPWAALVTLWGIGANVPQRALVFWSLVAAGILGVLPTLAMLMQGIPQESIQSFVQNMMEQYRQAGMLESLKTQGISELELQSLFEQIVNTLIMLTPGLVAITALAKWGAVYYAFLRWIRISGREYRPFTEWRLPWYAIWGMNFAIVSYLLGDQFQWLAIKSIGINLMLVYGVVAFVLGSALFVALLQKPWLSGFFRFVLLFSSVLYIQVTAIVLIIMGLLDLVLDFRHMPIRKKEDSD; this comes from the coding sequence ATGTACGTCAGTGACCAAAAAACCACCAATACCCTAGCAGTGCTTATCCTGGTGATCGGACCCTGGCTCGGAGTCTCTATGCAGGTTTGGGGATGGATGCTGGATATTCTCTTGCTTATCGCCTTGCTATGGGTTGGACGAAGTGTGGGAAGACAAGGATTGCGCTATGGGCTGGTCTTTTTGATTTCAGGGTATGGGCTGGCCTTGCTTTTCGGTGGAGCTTCTTCTTTCCACTACTTTAGCTTTGTTCCCTGGGCAGCCTTAGTCACCCTATGGGGAATAGGGGCCAATGTTCCCCAGCGGGCTCTTGTTTTCTGGAGTTTAGTCGCGGCAGGGATCCTGGGAGTATTGCCTACCCTGGCCATGCTCATGCAAGGGATTCCCCAGGAAAGCATCCAGAGCTTTGTGCAAAATATGATGGAGCAATACCGTCAGGCGGGCATGCTGGAAAGCTTAAAAACTCAAGGCATATCTGAGCTGGAGCTTCAGTCCTTATTTGAACAAATCGTCAATACTCTGATTATGCTGACTCCCGGTCTGGTAGCCATTACAGCCCTTGCCAAGTGGGGGGCCGTCTATTATGCTTTCCTGCGCTGGATACGGATTTCAGGCCGGGAATACCGTCCTTTTACGGAATGGCGGCTGCCTTGGTATGCTATATGGGGAATGAATTTTGCCATTGTCAGTTACCTTCTGGGCGACCAATTCCAATGGTTGGCTATTAAGAGCATCGGCATCAATCTTATGCTGGTTTACGGAGTCGTTGCTTTTGTCCTGGGAAGCGCTCTTTTTGTTGCCCTGCTCCAAAAACCTTGGTTATCAGGGTTTTTCCGGTTCGTCCTGCTCTTCTCCAGTGTTCTTTATATACAAGTGACGGCTATAGTCTTAATTATCATGGGTTTATTGGATCTGGTGCTGGATTTTCGCCATATGCCCATCCGCAAAAAAGAAGATTCGGATTAA
- a CDS encoding MazG-like family protein has protein sequence MTGGAPVAEVDIVKGLKAIEEIKVEMLKAQWAMQEGSLRGSEGDTLQGLADLVALSYLLTRRMGFDFSKLDRTLLQRLEEWKTEDHHKVETQWGDISLLLSYLAPED, from the coding sequence ATGACGGGAGGGGCACCCGTGGCTGAAGTCGATATCGTCAAAGGGTTAAAAGCCATTGAAGAGATTAAGGTAGAGATGCTTAAAGCACAGTGGGCCATGCAGGAGGGATCTCTGCGTGGATCGGAAGGAGATACGCTCCAAGGTTTAGCTGATCTTGTTGCTTTAAGCTATTTGCTGACCCGCCGCATGGGGTTCGATTTTTCAAAGTTGGATCGCACTTTATTGCAGCGTTTAGAGGAATGGAAAACCGAGGATCACCATAAAGTAGAAACTCAATGGGGTGATATCAGCTTATTATTAAGCTATCTGGCCCCTGAAGATTGA
- the rpsR gene encoding 30S ribosomal protein S18, giving the protein MKRERGRRPRKRVCSFCVDKVESIDYKDTHKIRKYITERGKILPRRISGNCAKHQRQVTVAIKRARHIALLPYIVE; this is encoded by the coding sequence ATGAAACGTGAACGCGGACGCCGTCCAAGAAAACGGGTATGCAGCTTTTGTGTCGATAAGGTAGAGTCCATCGACTACAAGGATACACATAAAATACGCAAGTATATTACCGAGCGCGGCAAGATTCTACCTCGCCGTATTTCTGGAAATTGTGCAAAGCATCAACGTCAGGTGACAGTAGCGATTAAAAGAGCTCGCCACATTGCGTTATTGCCTTATATCGTAGAATAA
- a CDS encoding single-stranded DNA-binding protein, producing MLNRVVLIGRLTKDPELRYTPNGVAVASFSLAVDRNFKNANGEREADFIPCVVYRQLAELCANYLAKGKLAAVDGRLQVRTYDAQDGQRRWVYEVVAENVRFLSPKDGGNSGYGASSGASDAGTYGHEVSLDDDIPF from the coding sequence ATGTTGAACCGGGTTGTTTTAATAGGCCGTTTAACGAAAGACCCCGAGTTACGTTATACCCCGAACGGAGTTGCGGTGGCCAGCTTTAGCTTAGCTGTGGATCGCAATTTCAAGAATGCTAACGGGGAACGGGAAGCGGATTTTATTCCATGTGTAGTATATAGACAACTGGCTGAGCTTTGTGCGAATTATCTTGCCAAAGGTAAATTAGCAGCTGTCGACGGGCGGTTGCAGGTTCGCACTTATGATGCTCAAGATGGGCAACGCCGTTGGGTTTATGAGGTCGTCGCTGAGAACGTGCGCTTCCTTAGTCCCAAAGATGGCGGAAATTCCGGATATGGAGCATCTTCAGGAGCCAGTGATGCAGGGACTTATGGTCATGAAGTGAGCTTAGATGACGATATCCCATTCTAA
- the rpsF gene encoding 30S ribosomal protein S6, with amino-acid sequence MKAYEVLYVIRPDLDDEAVAATVDKLSEVVTNNGGADVAIDKWGKRRLAYEVNDYREGFYILMNFNGEARTAQEVERIMKISDAVVRFLTTKKED; translated from the coding sequence ATGAAAGCGTACGAAGTACTTTATGTCATCCGTCCTGATTTGGACGATGAGGCAGTTGCCGCAACAGTGGACAAGTTATCCGAAGTTGTTACCAACAACGGCGGAGCAGATGTCGCTATTGATAAATGGGGCAAACGCCGCTTAGCTTACGAAGTTAACGATTATCGGGAAGGTTTTTACATCCTGATGAACTTTAATGGTGAAGCTCGTACGGCACAAGAGGTGGAGCGGATCATGAAGATCTCCGATGCCGTTGTGCGTTTCCTGACCACAAAAAAAGAAGATTAG
- the ychF gene encoding redox-regulated ATPase YchF — protein sequence MTLHAGIVGLPNVGKSTLFNAITQAGAEAANYPFCTIDPNVGMVQVPDARLQVLAEMVHPDKIVPATVEFVDIAGLVKGASKGEGLGNKFLSHIREVDAVVHVVRCFEDSNVVHVEGSVDPKRDIDIIQLELILADMESVEKRLERSAKLLKSGDKKAQVEVALLNRLKETLDAGLAARSLEFSDEEREILKSFPLLSMKPVLYAANVSEEEIAQPDNNPYVRKVREIAAAENSEVVVVCAKIEAEIAELEEEEKKVFLEDLGLTESGLDRLIRAAFHLLGLMTYFTAGQIEVRAWEIRRGMKAPQAAGVIHTDFERGFIRAEVVAYKDFVENGGLNGAKEKGLVRLEGKEYVMNDGDIVHFRFNV from the coding sequence ATGACATTGCATGCAGGGATTGTTGGTTTGCCTAATGTAGGAAAATCAACATTATTTAATGCCATAACTCAAGCGGGTGCAGAAGCCGCAAATTACCCCTTTTGCACAATTGACCCCAATGTAGGAATGGTACAGGTACCGGATGCCCGCCTGCAGGTTCTCGCGGAGATGGTTCATCCTGATAAAATAGTCCCTGCTACGGTGGAATTTGTGGATATTGCCGGATTGGTCAAGGGAGCCAGCAAGGGAGAGGGATTGGGAAATAAATTCTTATCCCATATCCGGGAAGTGGATGCCGTTGTTCATGTGGTTCGCTGCTTTGAAGACAGCAATGTGGTCCATGTGGAAGGCAGTGTGGATCCGAAGCGGGACATCGACATCATCCAGCTGGAGCTTATCCTCGCCGATATGGAAAGCGTAGAAAAGCGTTTGGAGCGTTCGGCTAAGCTCTTGAAATCAGGGGATAAAAAGGCCCAGGTTGAAGTGGCTCTGCTCAACCGTCTAAAAGAGACCCTGGATGCCGGTCTGGCAGCCCGTTCCTTGGAATTCAGCGATGAGGAGCGGGAAATCCTGAAATCCTTCCCTCTCTTAAGCATGAAGCCGGTTCTCTACGCCGCCAATGTGAGTGAAGAGGAAATAGCCCAGCCTGACAATAACCCTTATGTCCGCAAAGTAAGGGAAATAGCCGCCGCGGAAAATTCAGAGGTAGTGGTGGTCTGCGCCAAGATCGAGGCTGAGATTGCCGAGCTGGAAGAAGAGGAGAAAAAGGTTTTCCTGGAAGACTTAGGTCTTACAGAATCCGGTTTGGACCGCCTGATTCGTGCCGCTTTCCATTTGCTTGGCCTGATGACTTATTTTACAGCAGGTCAAATCGAAGTAAGAGCTTGGGAGATTCGCCGGGGAATGAAAGCGCCGCAAGCGGCTGGAGTAATTCACACTGACTTTGAGCGGGGATTTATCCGCGCGGAAGTGGTTGCCTATAAGGACTTCGTGGAAAATGGCGGTCTTAATGGGGCCAAAGAAAAGGGTCTGGTTCGTTTAGAAGGAAAAGAATATGTCATGAATGACGGCGATATCGTTCATTTTCGCTTTAATGTTTAA
- a CDS encoding DUF951 domain-containing protein, whose product MISLQIGDIIRLRKPHPCGSTDWKVMRTGMDFRIQCLGCQHQAWIPRVKLERQLKEVLQKAHPEQS is encoded by the coding sequence GTGATTTCTTTGCAAATAGGAGATATAATTCGTCTGCGCAAACCACATCCCTGCGGGAGCACGGACTGGAAAGTCATGCGCACCGGTATGGATTTTCGTATTCAGTGCCTGGGATGTCAGCATCAGGCCTGGATTCCCCGGGTCAAGCTGGAACGGCAGCTGAAAGAGGTTCTTCAAAAAGCTCATCCTGAGCAATCCTAA
- a CDS encoding CvpA family protein — protein sequence MNSFDMLILAIMLIGAIQGYRKGLISGLISLGGSLLGLVLAAKNYPILLQWLEQNTPLRDWLETVMYQRMLPSVQAKAAMIQEETLDKILSMFPEEFKDILSGSNLPDMQIYTDSVMQSIAQNFTQAFADNALKIISFALIYFGVILLVEIVSAILLAPLGLLTTTINGGGGFIVGGLVTFLGLAIFVGLFSPLITMANPDETIGFFENSTLYPYLKDTFAYLGEFLRFNIEQGLKWPLDLQELNLPIDLKDIPLPNLHNVDL from the coding sequence ATGAACAGCTTCGATATGCTCATTTTGGCTATCATGCTTATCGGCGCAATCCAAGGATACCGCAAAGGCCTTATTTCCGGCTTGATCAGTCTGGGCGGCTCGCTTCTTGGACTTGTTCTCGCTGCCAAAAACTATCCAATCCTGCTGCAATGGTTAGAGCAAAACACTCCTTTAAGAGACTGGCTGGAAACAGTCATGTATCAGCGCATGCTTCCTTCCGTGCAAGCCAAGGCAGCCATGATTCAGGAAGAGACCCTGGATAAAATCCTCTCCATGTTTCCTGAAGAGTTCAAAGATATTCTCAGCGGCTCTAATCTGCCCGATATGCAGATCTACACGGACAGTGTCATGCAATCCATTGCCCAAAACTTCACCCAGGCTTTCGCCGATAATGCTTTAAAGATCATTTCCTTTGCCTTGATCTACTTTGGGGTGATTCTGCTCGTGGAGATCGTTTCCGCCATACTGCTGGCTCCTTTGGGTTTATTGACGACCACCATCAATGGGGGGGGCGGATTCATCGTCGGCGGGTTGGTTACCTTCCTCGGTCTGGCTATTTTTGTCGGGCTGTTTTCTCCCTTGATAACGATGGCTAACCCAGATGAGACCATAGGGTTCTTCGAGAACTCGACGCTTTATCCCTATTTAAAAGACACCTTCGCCTACTTAGGGGAGTTCCTGCGTTTTAATATTGAACAGGGTTTGAAGTGGCCCCTGGATTTACAGGAATTGAATTTGCCCATCGACCTTAAGGATATTCCTTTGCCTAATCTGCATAACGTTGATTTATGA
- a CDS encoding PDDEXK nuclease domain-containing protein, with protein sequence MELKIGEFEPEHLGKMEFYLEALDRDIRKADENPSVGLILCTKKDATVVEYALSRSLSPAMIASAVRRYTVGSKRVIAKLPYRNESLASGYFLGVVS encoded by the coding sequence ATAGAGCTAAAAATTGGTGAGTTTGAGCCGGAACACCTCGGCAAGATGGAATTTTACCTTGAGGCTCTTGACCGCGACATCAGGAAAGCGGATGAAAACCCGAGCGTAGGACTTATCCTCTGTACTAAGAAGGATGCGACGGTTGTCGAGTACGCATTGAGCCGTAGCCTGTCACCTGCTATGATTGCGTCTGCAGTGAGACGATACACCGTGGGTTCGAAGAGAGTGATTGCAAAGTTACCCTATAGAAACGAATCTTTAGCTTCTGGATATTTTTTAGGGGTAGTATCCTGA
- a CDS encoding CBS and ACT domain-containing protein: MERVILMYVKQFMTSRVFTVSPEDNIADTMALMREKQINRLPVVDKGKLVGIVTDGDLREVSPSPATTLSIFELNYLVGKTSIRDVAVKKVITCTPDTKIEDAALLMREHGIGALPVVENGKLVGIVTESDIFDTFLDIMGFRSPGQRFVIETKDEVGVMVDLSSIMKEHDVDITSLAVYHLKDNRVQILARLNGDRVNEVKESLVAKGYSLSH, encoded by the coding sequence ATGGAAAGGGTGATCTTAATGTATGTGAAGCAATTTATGACTTCTCGAGTATTTACAGTGAGCCCGGAAGATAATATTGCCGATACCATGGCTCTCATGCGAGAGAAGCAAATCAACCGTTTACCTGTAGTTGATAAAGGCAAGCTCGTGGGGATTGTTACGGACGGAGATCTGCGCGAGGTATCCCCCTCGCCGGCAACGACACTCAGCATTTTTGAATTGAATTATCTGGTGGGGAAAACGTCGATTCGCGATGTGGCGGTCAAAAAAGTCATCACTTGTACCCCGGATACCAAAATTGAAGATGCAGCCCTGCTCATGAGGGAACATGGCATAGGTGCTTTGCCGGTCGTCGAGAACGGCAAGCTGGTGGGGATTGTGACCGAGTCGGATATTTTTGATACCTTCCTGGACATTATGGGCTTCCGCAGCCCTGGTCAGCGCTTTGTTATTGAGACCAAAGATGAAGTAGGCGTCATGGTGGATTTATCCTCCATCATGAAAGAGCACGATGTGGATATTACCAGCTTAGCGGTCTATCATTTAAAAGATAACAGAGTTCAGATTCTCGCCCGCCTTAACGGGGACCGGGTGAATGAAGTCAAAGAAAGTCTCGTGGCTAAAGGCTACAGTTTAAGTCATTGA
- a CDS encoding tetratricopeptide repeat protein: protein MSSNHYQQGLDHLEAGQLREAEEDFLQHLAQCPEDAMGYNKLGLVYGKSHDFERAKGCFLKAIALDEGCIHAWNNLGNIARQDGDLDQAIRYYQKAVDIDPINPIPAKNLKRVQRQAKWSFSRIKDLFGKNRD, encoded by the coding sequence ATGAGCAGCAACCATTACCAGCAAGGATTAGATCACCTCGAAGCTGGGCAGCTTCGGGAAGCAGAAGAAGACTTCTTGCAGCACTTGGCTCAATGTCCGGAAGATGCGATGGGTTATAATAAATTAGGCCTGGTCTATGGGAAAAGCCATGATTTTGAACGTGCTAAAGGGTGTTTCCTTAAAGCCATCGCATTGGACGAAGGATGTATTCATGCCTGGAATAACTTGGGGAACATAGCCCGTCAAGACGGCGACCTGGATCAAGCCATTCGTTATTACCAAAAGGCAGTAGATATCGACCCGATTAATCCGATTCCCGCTAAGAATTTAAAGAGGGTACAAAGACAAGCCAAATGGTCCTTTTCAAGAATAAAGGACCTGTTCGGGAAAAATAGAGACTAA
- the hypB gene encoding hydrogenase nickel incorporation protein HypB, with protein MSSQREIAVMANLLQNNDIHAEINRKHFEHNNCLAVNMIGSPGAGKTTLLERTLSHLKEKHSIAVIEGDIFTSRDADRIAQHDIPVVQINTGGGCHLDSKMVEKVLPEFQWDNLDLMIIENVGNLVCPADFDLGEEFKVVVLSVVEGDDKPAKYPVIFRNSKVAVLNKMDLLALVETDLDAMKKDIFNINPEIKIFEVSCRTGEGLQEWVQWLDEQVRQAKGKNA; from the coding sequence ATGAGCAGCCAGCGTGAAATTGCCGTTATGGCCAATTTACTGCAGAATAATGACATTCATGCGGAAATCAATCGCAAGCACTTTGAACATAACAACTGCTTAGCCGTTAATATGATCGGTTCTCCGGGGGCAGGAAAAACCACTCTCCTGGAACGAACGCTGTCCCATTTAAAAGAGAAGCACAGCATCGCCGTGATCGAGGGGGATATCTTCACCAGCAGAGATGCTGATCGGATAGCCCAGCATGATATTCCTGTGGTTCAGATCAACACCGGCGGCGGCTGTCATTTGGATTCCAAAATGGTCGAGAAAGTTCTTCCTGAATTTCAGTGGGATAATTTAGATCTGATGATTATTGAGAATGTGGGCAATCTCGTCTGCCCCGCCGATTTTGATCTGGGGGAAGAATTTAAGGTGGTTGTCCTTAGCGTCGTTGAAGGGGATGATAAACCTGCAAAATACCCGGTGATTTTTCGCAATTCAAAAGTGGCCGTCTTAAATAAGATGGATTTATTGGCTTTGGTGGAAACGGATTTGGACGCCATGAAGAAAGATATATTTAACATCAATCCGGAGATTAAAATTTTTGAGGTCTCTTGCCGTACCGGAGAGGGTTTGCAAGAATGGGTCCAGTGGCTTGATGAACAAGTAAGGCAGGCAAAAGGTAAGAATGCATGA
- the hypA gene encoding hydrogenase maturation nickel metallochaperone HypA has translation MHEMSLMGGVFEAIEATLAHHHVKKVLLVKLKIGQLTNAEPDALQMAFAAFAQGTVCEGAELQIEMLPVKGRCRSCSEEFMVPGLIFACPVCQHLGIDITQGEELLLESLEVEE, from the coding sequence GTGCATGAGATGTCCTTGATGGGTGGGGTCTTTGAAGCTATTGAAGCAACTTTAGCCCATCATCATGTAAAAAAGGTGCTTTTGGTAAAGCTTAAAATCGGACAATTAACCAATGCGGAGCCTGATGCCTTACAGATGGCCTTTGCCGCCTTTGCCCAAGGAACTGTGTGCGAAGGTGCTGAACTTCAGATTGAAATGTTGCCGGTAAAGGGCCGCTGTCGGAGCTGCAGTGAAGAATTTATGGTGCCGGGACTTATTTTTGCCTGCCCGGTTTGTCAACATCTGGGGATTGATATTACACAGGGAGAAGAATTGCTTCTGGAAAGTTTGGAGGTTGAAGAATGA
- a CDS encoding membrane protein yields the protein MNKRVIFQIAATYVGAVMGAGFASGQEIQQFFANFGNAGIIGILCSTVLFAGLGWIMLDLQKRWQVTSYADFFERLFGKRWGSRMDILVSLLLFIGMVAMMSGAGAVFRQFFNLSPWLGILITALIISLALWFKGEGVLWINSMLIPLKFVFCIGIGLWAILFAMGTKDAGIELVTNPLIHNWLFSSILYVSFNLTLAMVVFASLGKEVQRPEGRLGALLGGMALGLFALVIALTLLKFPEVRGFEIPMVAVAGSLGSWPGFCYVTVLWLAMLTAAIGNGFSLITHMEKKFKFHYKKAAAFLLLLVVPLSGVKFSLIVKMIYPLFGYLGLVFIPVLCWSWLKR from the coding sequence ATGAATAAAAGAGTCATTTTTCAAATTGCTGCAACCTATGTTGGGGCAGTTATGGGAGCAGGCTTTGCCTCTGGTCAGGAGATACAACAGTTTTTCGCTAATTTCGGCAATGCAGGAATCATCGGGATTCTGTGCAGCACGGTTCTCTTCGCCGGCTTGGGGTGGATCATGCTTGATCTGCAGAAACGGTGGCAAGTGACCTCCTATGCCGATTTTTTTGAACGTTTATTTGGCAAGCGCTGGGGCAGCAGAATGGACATCCTCGTGAGCCTGCTTTTATTCATCGGCATGGTGGCCATGATGTCAGGGGCTGGGGCAGTCTTTCGGCAGTTTTTTAACTTATCCCCTTGGCTGGGCATTCTGATCACAGCTTTGATCATATCCCTGGCCCTGTGGTTCAAGGGAGAAGGTGTGCTTTGGATCAATAGCATGCTTATACCCCTGAAATTCGTGTTCTGCATCGGCATCGGCTTATGGGCCATACTCTTTGCAATGGGAACAAAAGACGCGGGGATAGAACTTGTCACCAATCCTCTTATCCATAATTGGCTGTTCTCCAGTATTCTCTATGTTTCATTTAATCTAACCTTGGCTATGGTGGTCTTCGCTTCTCTCGGCAAGGAAGTTCAGAGGCCGGAAGGCCGTCTGGGAGCTTTATTGGGCGGAATGGCTCTTGGTCTATTTGCCCTGGTGATTGCCCTGACACTTTTGAAGTTTCCTGAAGTCAGGGGGTTTGAGATACCCATGGTTGCCGTAGCGGGAAGCTTAGGATCATGGCCGGGCTTTTGCTATGTGACTGTCCTTTGGTTAGCGATGCTTACGGCAGCCATTGGCAATGGTTTTAGTCTGATCACCCATATGGAGAAGAAATTCAAATTCCATTATAAAAAGGCGGCAGCCTTCCTCCTCCTGTTGGTCGTTCCTCTTTCGGGGGTGAAATTTTCTTTAATAGTAAAGATGATCTATCCCCTATTTGGCTATCTGGGTTTGGTGTTTATTCCCGTGCTCTGTTGGTCCTGGTTAAAAAGATAG
- the yyaC gene encoding spore protease YyaC — MSILSVFTESHKYKAHFDDKIGTQKMEARLIDVLHSERHRPLVILCIGTDRSTGDALGPLIGTYLSQRGLPKLSVLGTLEQPVHATNLPEYIKYIQNSYYNPFIIAIDACLGKMDSVGNITLANGPLKPGAGVHKELPSVGEVHLTGIVNVGGFMEYMVLQNTRLGLVWKMAETMSELLANAYIKTRIS, encoded by the coding sequence ATGAGCATACTTTCGGTGTTTACCGAGTCTCATAAATACAAGGCCCATTTTGATGATAAGATTGGCACCCAGAAAATGGAGGCCCGTCTGATCGATGTTCTGCACAGTGAACGCCACCGCCCTCTGGTGATTTTATGTATTGGCACAGATCGCTCCACCGGTGATGCCCTTGGTCCCTTAATCGGTACTTATTTGAGCCAAAGGGGTTTACCTAAGCTCAGTGTTTTGGGTACCCTTGAGCAGCCGGTACATGCCACGAATTTACCGGAGTATATTAAGTATATCCAGAACTCCTATTATAACCCTTTTATCATCGCCATTGATGCTTGCCTGGGCAAGATGGATTCTGTGGGCAATATCACCTTGGCTAATGGGCCTTTAAAACCTGGAGCAGGGGTCCACAAAGAACTTCCCTCTGTGGGAGAAGTTCATCTCACCGGTATTGTCAATGTAGGAGGGTTTATGGAATACATGGTTCTGCAGAATACCCGCCTCGGTTTGGTTTGGAAGATGGCGGAGACGATGAGTGAGCTCCTGGCCAATGCTTATATTAAAACAAGGATCTCTTAA
- a CDS encoding HipA domain-containing protein: MIDFSLCEVNKFRAYGGANGNKINILYEGNSYMLKFSPVPSRNKAMSYTNGCISEYLACHIFASLGFKTQETLLGTYTDPRGKEKVVVACGDFTEGGKRLIEFAHLKNTCISSEQNGYGKELSSIMQAIDEQMLLPPDQLRDFFWDMFIADALLGNFDRHNGNWGILVDEQSKTAEIAPVYDCGSCLYPQLAAKDMGDVLNSEDEIDRRVYVFPTSSIEEDGKKISYFEFISSLRNPDCTAALKRVSARIDMEKIRMLIDKTPTLLPVQKEFYTVIISERKAKIIDYSMEKLMKLKGQDLERDEQQNGGLQFTM, encoded by the coding sequence ATTGTGTGAAGTAAATAAATTCAGAGCCTACGGTGGGGCAAATGGGAATAAAATCAATATTCTTTATGAGGGCAATAGCTATATGCTTAAATTTTCGCCTGTCCCAAGCCGCAATAAAGCCATGAGTTACACCAACGGATGTATCAGTGAATACCTTGCCTGCCATATCTTTGCATCCCTCGGATTCAAAACCCAGGAGACCCTGCTTGGTACCTATACTGATCCACGCGGGAAGGAAAAAGTGGTAGTGGCCTGCGGAGATTTTACAGAAGGCGGCAAAAGACTCATTGAGTTTGCGCATCTGAAGAATACCTGTATTAGCAGTGAACAGAATGGATATGGCAAAGAACTTTCATCCATCATGCAGGCAATAGATGAGCAGATGCTTCTGCCGCCGGATCAGCTTCGGGACTTCTTTTGGGATATGTTTATTGCCGATGCACTGCTTGGTAATTTTGACAGACACAATGGAAACTGGGGCATTCTTGTAGATGAACAGTCTAAGACGGCTGAAATTGCCCCCGTTTACGACTGCGGCTCCTGTCTCTACCCGCAGCTGGCAGCCAAGGATATGGGGGATGTCCTGAACAGTGAAGATGAGATTGACAGACGGGTTTATGTTTTCCCTACCTCATCCATTGAGGAAGACGGAAAGAAGATTTCCTACTTCGAATTTATCTCTTCCCTGAGAAATCCAGACTGCACGGCGGCTCTAAAAAGAGTTTCCGCACGGATTGATATGGAAAAAATACGCATGCTCATTGATAAAACACCGACGCTGCTTCCAGTACAAAAGGAGTTTTATACTGTAATAATCTCAGAGCGAAAGGCAAAAATCATTGATTACAGCATGGAAAAACTCATGAAACTGAAGGGACAGGATCTGGAGCGAGATGAACAACAAAACGGTGGACTGCAGTTTACCATGTGA